The following are encoded together in the Daphnia magna isolate NIES linkage group LG8, ASM2063170v1.1, whole genome shotgun sequence genome:
- the LOC116929257 gene encoding hyccin isoform X1 translates to MDEDMRIFITEWLKDGQNDVWNKSLSSNSDMIEAIFSLIEEWKSNKELFNILCIRLFGYYRESNMESKVFSLQFVPSLIYSYLSTIAQGERKDAGSMQTFLLAIYNLEAGGEAQNPKTHSFRIPNIAQPSIYHDTSAIASSSLTESALKRLDPTNRITVKFGPHPHLNSFNAENRLPAMAALLRIYSNYLSLYSKSTLSETCMAFRRLVAQGYTRNSEGSPRIPLSSNLLVEMLHLIYSLTPLPITNDTYIRLHSPSPTPLASMEDEDLANAARQTLEAVQRRVEMELMAAPILVSAAMADSSHLSIKGEHSSPQLMSSGANGGSARAMWKSMITNASFRTKKLPDDITIAQVAEAAAAAAAAAAANTASSALPLNPSSIPVHLVSITEENDEPSGGGGGKSSFRLSELVKKKSKPKPARNKPNNNGVVILDGSSHHPHLTESNGIISNPSDRNSDCETKEEAELRRRSSEFNGTQV, encoded by the exons ATGGATGAAGATATGCGTATCTTTATTACCGAGTGGCTGAAAGATGGACAAAATGATGTGTGGAACAAATCTTTATCATCAAATTCTGACATGATTGAGGCAATTTTCAGCCTTATTGAAGAGTGGAAAAGcaataaagaa CTATTCAACATTTTATGTATACGTCTCTTTGGGTACTACCGGGAAAGCAATATGGAATCGAAAGTGTTTTCATTACAGTTTGTTCCAAGTCTCATTTATTCCTATTTGAGCACCATTGCacaaggagaaagaaaa GATGCTGGGAGCATGCAAACATTCTTGTTAGCAATATACAATTTGGAAGCTGGAGGGGAAGCCCAGAATCCAAAAACTCATTCTTTCAGAATACCAAATATTGCACAGCCTTCCATATACCATGAT ACATCAGCCATAGCCTCATCTTCACTAACAGAATCTGCTTTGAAGAGGCTTGATCCAACCAACCGAATTACTGTCAAATTTGGTCCTCATCCACACTTAAACAGCTTCAATGCTGAAAACCGCCTTCCTGCTATGGCAGCCTTACTCCGTATTTATTCCAACTATCTCTCTTTGTATTCCAAGAGCACTTTATCCGAAACTTGCATGGCCTTTCGTCG GTTGGTAGCTCAAGGCTACACTCGTAATTCTGAAGGCTCTCCGCGAATCCCGCTGTCTTCGAACTTGTTGGTTGAAATGCTCCATCTAATTTACTCACTGAC TCCATTACCCATTACCAACGACACATATATTCGGTTGCATTCTCCTTCTCCAACACCGCTCGCTAG CATGGAGGATGAGGATCTTGCGAACGCAGCCAGGCAAACCCTCGAGGCTGTGCAACGTCGTGTTGAAATGGAACTAATGGCTGCACCAATATTGGTTAGTGCAGCTATGGCTGATTCGTCGCATCTTAGTATAAAAG GCGAGCATAGCTCGCCACAGCTGATGAGTAGCGGTGCAAACGGTGGTTCTGCGCGAGCCATGTGGAAGTCCATGATAACTAATGCATCATTCCGAACCAAGAAACTGCCAGACGATATTACAATCGCGCAAGTAGCGGAGgcggctgcggctgcagcCGCTGCAGCAGCTGCTAACACAGCATCATCAGCATTGCCTCTAAACCCATCGTCCATACCGGTTCACCTAGTTTCAATTACGGAAGAAAATGACGAACCGAGTGGTGGAGGCGGTGGCAAAAGCAGTTTCCGTTTATCGGAATTGGTCAAAAAGAAGAGCAAACCAAAGCCTGCAAGGAATAAACCCAATAATAACGGCGTTGTCATCTTAGATGGTTCGAGCCACCATCCCCATTTGACTGAAAGCAACGGTATTATTTCCAACCCATCAGATCGGAACAGCGATTGtgaaacgaaagaagaagctGAGTTGCGTCGGCGCAGCAGTGAATTTAACGGAACCCAGGTCTAA
- the LOC116929257 gene encoding hyccin isoform X2, which yields MDEDMRIFITEWLKDGQNDVWNKSLSSNSDMIEAIFSLIEEWKSNKELFNILCIRLFGYYRESNMESKVFSLQFVPSLIYSYLSTIAQGERKDAGSMQTFLLAIYNLEAGGEAQNPKTHSFRIPNIAQPSIYHDTSAIASSSLTESALKRLDPTNRITVKFGPHPHLNSFNAENRLPAMAALLRIYSNYLSLYSKSTLSETCMAFRRLVAQGYTRNSEGSPRIPLSSNLLVEMLHLIYSLTMEDEDLANAARQTLEAVQRRVEMELMAAPILVSAAMADSSHLSIKGEHSSPQLMSSGANGGSARAMWKSMITNASFRTKKLPDDITIAQVAEAAAAAAAAAAANTASSALPLNPSSIPVHLVSITEENDEPSGGGGGKSSFRLSELVKKKSKPKPARNKPNNNGVVILDGSSHHPHLTESNGIISNPSDRNSDCETKEEAELRRRSSEFNGTQV from the exons ATGGATGAAGATATGCGTATCTTTATTACCGAGTGGCTGAAAGATGGACAAAATGATGTGTGGAACAAATCTTTATCATCAAATTCTGACATGATTGAGGCAATTTTCAGCCTTATTGAAGAGTGGAAAAGcaataaagaa CTATTCAACATTTTATGTATACGTCTCTTTGGGTACTACCGGGAAAGCAATATGGAATCGAAAGTGTTTTCATTACAGTTTGTTCCAAGTCTCATTTATTCCTATTTGAGCACCATTGCacaaggagaaagaaaa GATGCTGGGAGCATGCAAACATTCTTGTTAGCAATATACAATTTGGAAGCTGGAGGGGAAGCCCAGAATCCAAAAACTCATTCTTTCAGAATACCAAATATTGCACAGCCTTCCATATACCATGAT ACATCAGCCATAGCCTCATCTTCACTAACAGAATCTGCTTTGAAGAGGCTTGATCCAACCAACCGAATTACTGTCAAATTTGGTCCTCATCCACACTTAAACAGCTTCAATGCTGAAAACCGCCTTCCTGCTATGGCAGCCTTACTCCGTATTTATTCCAACTATCTCTCTTTGTATTCCAAGAGCACTTTATCCGAAACTTGCATGGCCTTTCGTCG GTTGGTAGCTCAAGGCTACACTCGTAATTCTGAAGGCTCTCCGCGAATCCCGCTGTCTTCGAACTTGTTGGTTGAAATGCTCCATCTAATTTACTCACTGAC CATGGAGGATGAGGATCTTGCGAACGCAGCCAGGCAAACCCTCGAGGCTGTGCAACGTCGTGTTGAAATGGAACTAATGGCTGCACCAATATTGGTTAGTGCAGCTATGGCTGATTCGTCGCATCTTAGTATAAAAG GCGAGCATAGCTCGCCACAGCTGATGAGTAGCGGTGCAAACGGTGGTTCTGCGCGAGCCATGTGGAAGTCCATGATAACTAATGCATCATTCCGAACCAAGAAACTGCCAGACGATATTACAATCGCGCAAGTAGCGGAGgcggctgcggctgcagcCGCTGCAGCAGCTGCTAACACAGCATCATCAGCATTGCCTCTAAACCCATCGTCCATACCGGTTCACCTAGTTTCAATTACGGAAGAAAATGACGAACCGAGTGGTGGAGGCGGTGGCAAAAGCAGTTTCCGTTTATCGGAATTGGTCAAAAAGAAGAGCAAACCAAAGCCTGCAAGGAATAAACCCAATAATAACGGCGTTGTCATCTTAGATGGTTCGAGCCACCATCCCCATTTGACTGAAAGCAACGGTATTATTTCCAACCCATCAGATCGGAACAGCGATTGtgaaacgaaagaagaagctGAGTTGCGTCGGCGCAGCAGTGAATTTAACGGAACCCAGGTCTAA
- the LOC116929258 gene encoding FYVE, RhoGEF and PH domain-containing protein 3 isoform X1, whose amino-acid sequence MTSPSPDRNMDENKERRLRLRKNVLDEIISSEESYIKQLDMLLNGFVRPVRDKNTIPKHSFSAIFGDIEPLYSLNIVLHDELQKSENVGSAFLKIAPYLKLYSTYAHDYELATRSLQALRKSNKAFEAFVSQQERLPHISRKLEALLIVPIQRVPRYRLLLTELIAHTDQTEEEYTILNAALKQVEAVAHHINEQIREQENVQRMIRIQRSLAQGNPKIITPGRRLIKEGSLRKVSADSESAHHRYFILFNDMLLYCRVRSPGSEINHKGSLICNCVLPLRHCKAEAVVGDGLFRVTCRDECLLLCSDTAEEGKQWVETISAAVEQLEANFRTLRKESSSRRPIRKRQLHQKDSLMRKFHQKKLTLTDQNTCLPNAFEVQVLRSENIDSHSPRQNPTSKSPRVIKLPKWPESCSGSPSFTYSPRKLLAFMSPSSPNSSPVHEVQTVTLKREGWLYFLASIVGDYF is encoded by the exons ATGACTTCTCCTTCTCCTGATAGAAATATGGACGAAAACAAGGAACGTAGATTACGTTTGAGAAAAAATGTTCTGGATGAAATTATAAGTTCCGAGGAATCTTACATAAAGCAATTGGATATGCTACTGAAT GGTTTCGTCCGGCCTGTTCGCGATAAAAACACGATACCAAAACATAGTTTCTCTGCCATATTTGGTGACATTGAACCTCTTTATTCATTAAACATAGTGTTGCATGATGAATTGCAAAAATCTGAAAATGTTGGATCTGCTTTCCTGAAAATAGCACCATATCTCAAACTCTATTCCACATATGCTCATGACTATGAACTTGCCACCCGTTCCTTACAG GCCTTGAGGAAATCCAACAAAGCTTTTGAAGCATTTGTCAGCCAGCAAGAACGCTTACCACACATTTCTAGAAAACTGGAAGCTTTGCTAATAGTGCCAATTCAACGTGTTCCCAGATATCGGCTACTCCTTACTGAATTGATTGCCCATACTGATCAAACAGAAGAAGAGTACACTATACTGAATGCTGCACTTAAGCAAGTGGAAGCTGTTGCACATCACATCAATGAACAGATTCGCGAACAGGAAAACGTGCAAAGAATGATTCGAATACAACGTTCACTAGCACAAGGAAACCCCAAAATCATCACCCCCGGTCGGCGATTGATTAAAG AAGGAAGTTTGAGGAAAGTTTCTGCTGATAGTGAATCCGCCCATCACAGATATTTTATCCTCTTCAATGACATGTTGCTCTATTGTAGAGTTCGTTCCCCTGGTAGTGAAATTAATCATAAAGGTTCTCTAATCTGTAACTGTGTCCTGCCACTTCGTCATTGTAAAGCGGAAGCCGTAGTAGGAGATGGATTGTTCAGA GTAACTTGCAGAGATGAATGTTTACTACTTTGTTCGGATACCgcagaagaaggaaaacaatGGGTGGAGACTATAAGCGCTGCAGTTGAACAGTTGGAAGCCAATTTCAGAACGCTCCGAAAGGAAAGCAGTAGTCGACGGCCCATACGGAAGCGTCAACTACACCAAAAAGACAGCTTAATGCGCAAATTCCATCAAAAGAAACTCACGCTAACAGACCAAAATACCTGTCTTCCAAATGCTTTTGAGGTGCAAGTGCTTAGGTCCGAAAACATCGATTCTCACTCTCCTCGTCAAAATCCTACCAGCAAGTCGCCACGCGTTATCAAGTTACCCAAATGGCCAGAGTCATGTTCGGGGTCGCCTTCGTTCACTTATTCTCCTCGCAAACTTTTGGCATTTATGTCTCCATCATCACCAAATTCTTCGCCAGTACACGAG GTACAAACAGTTACTTTAAAAAGGGAGGGTTGGCTGTACTTCCTTGCATCCATCGTAGGagattatttttaa
- the LOC116929258 gene encoding FYVE, RhoGEF and PH domain-containing protein 3 isoform X2 has protein sequence MTSPSPDRNMDENKERRLRLRKNVLDEIISSEESYIKQLDMLLNGFVRPVRDKNTIPKHSFSAIFGDIEPLYSLNIVLHDELQKSENVGSAFLKIAPYLKLYSTYAHDYELATRSLQALRKSNKAFEAFVSQQERLPHISRKLEALLIVPIQRVPRYRLLLTELIAHTDQTEEEYTILNAALKQVEAVAHHINEQIREQENVQRMIRIQRSLAQGNPKIITPGRRLIKEGSLRKVSADSESAHHRYFILFNDMLLYCRVRSPGSEINHKGSLICNCVLPLRHCKAEAVVGDGLFRVTCRDECLLLCSDTAEEGKQWVETISAAVEQLEANFRTLRKESSSRRPIRKRQLHQKDSLMRKFHQKKLTLTDQNTCLPNAFEVQVLRSENIDSHSPRQNPTSKSPRVIKLPKWPESCSGSPSFTYSPRKLLAFMSPSSPNSSPVHEAPPVFNFCSPPIQTDFTFNTD, from the exons ATGACTTCTCCTTCTCCTGATAGAAATATGGACGAAAACAAGGAACGTAGATTACGTTTGAGAAAAAATGTTCTGGATGAAATTATAAGTTCCGAGGAATCTTACATAAAGCAATTGGATATGCTACTGAAT GGTTTCGTCCGGCCTGTTCGCGATAAAAACACGATACCAAAACATAGTTTCTCTGCCATATTTGGTGACATTGAACCTCTTTATTCATTAAACATAGTGTTGCATGATGAATTGCAAAAATCTGAAAATGTTGGATCTGCTTTCCTGAAAATAGCACCATATCTCAAACTCTATTCCACATATGCTCATGACTATGAACTTGCCACCCGTTCCTTACAG GCCTTGAGGAAATCCAACAAAGCTTTTGAAGCATTTGTCAGCCAGCAAGAACGCTTACCACACATTTCTAGAAAACTGGAAGCTTTGCTAATAGTGCCAATTCAACGTGTTCCCAGATATCGGCTACTCCTTACTGAATTGATTGCCCATACTGATCAAACAGAAGAAGAGTACACTATACTGAATGCTGCACTTAAGCAAGTGGAAGCTGTTGCACATCACATCAATGAACAGATTCGCGAACAGGAAAACGTGCAAAGAATGATTCGAATACAACGTTCACTAGCACAAGGAAACCCCAAAATCATCACCCCCGGTCGGCGATTGATTAAAG AAGGAAGTTTGAGGAAAGTTTCTGCTGATAGTGAATCCGCCCATCACAGATATTTTATCCTCTTCAATGACATGTTGCTCTATTGTAGAGTTCGTTCCCCTGGTAGTGAAATTAATCATAAAGGTTCTCTAATCTGTAACTGTGTCCTGCCACTTCGTCATTGTAAAGCGGAAGCCGTAGTAGGAGATGGATTGTTCAGA GTAACTTGCAGAGATGAATGTTTACTACTTTGTTCGGATACCgcagaagaaggaaaacaatGGGTGGAGACTATAAGCGCTGCAGTTGAACAGTTGGAAGCCAATTTCAGAACGCTCCGAAAGGAAAGCAGTAGTCGACGGCCCATACGGAAGCGTCAACTACACCAAAAAGACAGCTTAATGCGCAAATTCCATCAAAAGAAACTCACGCTAACAGACCAAAATACCTGTCTTCCAAATGCTTTTGAGGTGCAAGTGCTTAGGTCCGAAAACATCGATTCTCACTCTCCTCGTCAAAATCCTACCAGCAAGTCGCCACGCGTTATCAAGTTACCCAAATGGCCAGAGTCATGTTCGGGGTCGCCTTCGTTCACTTATTCTCCTCGCAAACTTTTGGCATTTATGTCTCCATCATCACCAAATTCTTCGCCAGTACACGAG GCTCCACCagtatttaatttttgttctCCGCCTATCCAAACAGATTTTACGTTTAATACAGATTAA